A single region of the Stigmatopora argus isolate UIUO_Sarg chromosome 6, RoL_Sarg_1.0, whole genome shotgun sequence genome encodes:
- the padi2 gene encoding protein-arginine deiminase type-2 isoform X1 — protein MSLQISSTNKHGSSEYQRTLRLDPERPQKVLYVQGTTLKANLGRSAPPNSAFFSVKCTPNVQYSIAPPSLATSHLYPNSLDGKTMLLITMSRASEHENDSKLSVRYYGQDKEVLSTAILHLTALEISLDVDADRDGVVERNNPNKGSWKWGPNGHGAILLVNCDSERRYFKKLDTEVDYISKLSDLRDMSEMVLRTRGPAKLPPGYKLTMHISQGHAENVRVYRPRRHSYGNLLSGVSGDFTRVLTSQVLSGEVPYLGGVAEMSFYVEGLAFPDKDFDGHVCINLSLLEPICDVRKSFGLPETPIFTDSVMFRVAPWIMTPNTLRPVEVFVCSTSDNFGFLKGMKNLVANSGYKLNICHEYMNRGDRWMQDELEFGYIEAPHHRFPVVLDSPRDGQLSDFPYDELLGPDFGYVTKVALRKDVSSLDSFGNLEVSPPVTVNGKEYPLGRIIIGVAFPTASKGRNMTQVVQDFLWAQKVQEPIALFSDWLVVGHVDEFMTFVPAPDRKGFRLLLASPDAGYKLFRGLKNKGHGQAKLFEGRGDQKPVTVDDILQNEAFQAENNYVQSCIDWNRDVLKRELGLDDGDIIDLPILFKLEEDVDHESRAVAFYPDMVNMIVLGKNLGIPKPFGPKVNGRCALEAEMCSLMEGLGLNCTFIDDFASYHRLLGEVHCGSNVRREAFDFKWWELDM, from the exons ATGTCTCTACAAATCTCTTCCACTAATAAACACGGAAGTTCAGAATATCAACGTACTCTTCGTCTGGATCCAGAAAGGCCCCAGAAAGTTCTTTATGTGCAAGGAACCACCTTGAAGGCGAACCTGGGCAG GAGTGCACCACCAAACTCGGCATTCTTCTCGGTGAAATGCACCCCCAACGTTCAGTACAGCATTGCCCCGCCTAGCCTGGCGACCTCTCACCTTTACCCCAACTCCTTGGATGGGAAGACAATGCTGCTAATCACCATGAGCAGGGCCAGCGAACATGAGAATGACAGCAAG CTGTCAGTCCGATACTATGGACAGGATAAAGAAGTGTTAAGCACTGCCATACTGCACCTGACAGCACTTG AGATCTCTCTTGATGTCGATGCCGACCGAGATGGGGTTGTAGAGCGCAACAACCCTAATAAG GGGTCTTGGAAGTGGGGTCCTAATGGGCATGGAGCCATCCTATTGGTCAACTGTGACTCGGAGCGacgttattttaaaaaactcgACACTGAGGTGGACTACATCTCCAAGTTGTCAG ATCTGCGTGACATGTCTGAGATGGTTCTGCGGACACGAGGCCCCGCCAAGCTTCCACCGGGCTACAAGCTCACTATGCACATTTCTCAGGGCCACGCGGAGAACGTCAGGGTTTACAGGCCCAGGCGTCACTCGTACGGCAATCTTCTGT CTGGAGTCTCGGGCGATTTTACACGAGTGTTGACCAGCCAGGTGCTGTCCGGGGAGGTCCCGTACCTTGGGGGTGTCGCCGAGATGAGCTTTTACGTGGAGGGTCTAGCATTTCCAGACAAGGACTTTGATGGCCACGTCTGTATCAACCTTAGCCTGCTGGAGCCCATTTGTGACGTGAGAAAATCTTTT GGTCTTCCCGAGACCCCAATTTTCACAGACAGTGTCATGTTCAGAGTGGCACCATGGATCATGACGCCAAACACTTTACGCCCGGTTGAGGTGTTTGTGTGCAG CACATCAGATAACTTCGGCTTCCTGAAAGGGATGAAAAATCTGGTGGCAAACAGCGGCTACAAGCTCAACATCTGTCACGAATACATGAACAGAGGCGACCGCTGGATGCAA GATGAGTTGGAATTTGGGTACATCGAAGCACCGCATCACCGCTTTCCCGTGGTCTTGGATTCGCCCAGAGATGGTCAACTTTCAGATTTTCCTTACGATGAACTACTG GGCCCCGACTTCGGCTACGTCACAAAAGTGGCCCTGAGAAAAGACGTGAGCAGTCTGGACTCATTCGGCAACCTGGAGGTCAGCCCTCCTGTCACGGTAAATGGGAAAGAGTATCCATTGGGAAGAATCATCATCGGTGTGGCATTTCCCAC cGCCAGCAAAGGACGAAACATGACCCAAGTGGTTCAGGACTTCCTGTGGGCACAGAAGGTCCAAGAGCCCATCGCTTTGTTTTCTGACTGGCTGGTCGTCGGACACGTGGATGAATTCATGACTTTTGTTCCTGCACCAGACAGAAAG ggaTTTCGTCTGCTGCTGGCCAGTCCCGACGCTGGCTACAAGCTATTCCGAGGCCTAAAAAACAAAGGTCATGGACAAGCCAAACTCTTTGAAG GGCGTGGTGACCAAAAGCCAGTCACGGTGGATGACATACTACAAAACGAAGCCTTTCAAGCCGAGAACAACTATGTTCAG AGCTGCATCGACTGGAACCGTGACGTGCTGAAGCGCGAACTGGGTTTGGACGATGGGGACATCATCGACCTGCCCATCCTCTTCAAGTTAGAAGAGGACGTCGACCATGAGTCCCGAGCTGTGGCCTTCTACCCGGACATG GTGAACATGATTGTGCTGGGGAAAAACCTGGGCATCCCCAAACCATTTGGCCCAAAGGTGAACGGTCGCTGCGCCTTGGAGGCGGAGATGTGCTCCCTCATGGAGGGTCTGGGTCTCAACTGCACCTTCATCGACGACTTTGCCTCTTATCACCGGCTTCTGGGCGAGGTCCACTGTGGCTCCAATGTGCGCAGAGAAGCGTTTGACTTCAAGTGGTGGGAACTGGATATGTGA
- the padi2 gene encoding protein-arginine deiminase type-2 isoform X3: MFPPRTLRLDYDKSVRVVCVVGSALHVAVNRSAPPNSAFFSVKCTPNVQYSIAPPSLATSHLYPNSLDGKTMLLITMSRASEHENDSKLSVRYYGQDKEVLSTAILHLTALEISLDVDADRDGVVERNNPNKGSWKWGPNGHGAILLVNCDSERRYFKKLDTEVDYISKLSDLRDMSEMVLRTRGPAKLPPGYKLTMHISQGHAENVRVYRPRRHSYGNLLSGVSGDFTRVLTSQVLSGEVPYLGGVAEMSFYVEGLAFPDKDFDGHVCINLSLLEPICDVRKSFGLPETPIFTDSVMFRVAPWIMTPNTLRPVEVFVCSTSDNFGFLKGMKNLVANSGYKLNICHEYMNRGDRWMQDELEFGYIEAPHHRFPVVLDSPRDGQLSDFPYDELLGPDFGYVTKVALRKDVSSLDSFGNLEVSPPVTVNGKEYPLGRIIIGVAFPTASKGRNMTQVVQDFLWAQKVQEPIALFSDWLVVGHVDEFMTFVPAPDRKGFRLLLASPDAGYKLFRGLKNKGHGQAKLFEGRGDQKPVTVDDILQNEAFQAENNYVQSCIDWNRDVLKRELGLDDGDIIDLPILFKLEEDVDHESRAVAFYPDMVNMIVLGKNLGIPKPFGPKVNGRCALEAEMCSLMEGLGLNCTFIDDFASYHRLLGEVHCGSNVRREAFDFKWWELDM; this comes from the exons ATGTTTCCCCCTCGGACTCTCAGACTTGATTATGACAAAAGTGTGAGGGTCGTTTGCGTGGTGGGCTCGGCGCTTCACGTGGCAGTCAACAG GAGTGCACCACCAAACTCGGCATTCTTCTCGGTGAAATGCACCCCCAACGTTCAGTACAGCATTGCCCCGCCTAGCCTGGCGACCTCTCACCTTTACCCCAACTCCTTGGATGGGAAGACAATGCTGCTAATCACCATGAGCAGGGCCAGCGAACATGAGAATGACAGCAAG CTGTCAGTCCGATACTATGGACAGGATAAAGAAGTGTTAAGCACTGCCATACTGCACCTGACAGCACTTG AGATCTCTCTTGATGTCGATGCCGACCGAGATGGGGTTGTAGAGCGCAACAACCCTAATAAG GGGTCTTGGAAGTGGGGTCCTAATGGGCATGGAGCCATCCTATTGGTCAACTGTGACTCGGAGCGacgttattttaaaaaactcgACACTGAGGTGGACTACATCTCCAAGTTGTCAG ATCTGCGTGACATGTCTGAGATGGTTCTGCGGACACGAGGCCCCGCCAAGCTTCCACCGGGCTACAAGCTCACTATGCACATTTCTCAGGGCCACGCGGAGAACGTCAGGGTTTACAGGCCCAGGCGTCACTCGTACGGCAATCTTCTGT CTGGAGTCTCGGGCGATTTTACACGAGTGTTGACCAGCCAGGTGCTGTCCGGGGAGGTCCCGTACCTTGGGGGTGTCGCCGAGATGAGCTTTTACGTGGAGGGTCTAGCATTTCCAGACAAGGACTTTGATGGCCACGTCTGTATCAACCTTAGCCTGCTGGAGCCCATTTGTGACGTGAGAAAATCTTTT GGTCTTCCCGAGACCCCAATTTTCACAGACAGTGTCATGTTCAGAGTGGCACCATGGATCATGACGCCAAACACTTTACGCCCGGTTGAGGTGTTTGTGTGCAG CACATCAGATAACTTCGGCTTCCTGAAAGGGATGAAAAATCTGGTGGCAAACAGCGGCTACAAGCTCAACATCTGTCACGAATACATGAACAGAGGCGACCGCTGGATGCAA GATGAGTTGGAATTTGGGTACATCGAAGCACCGCATCACCGCTTTCCCGTGGTCTTGGATTCGCCCAGAGATGGTCAACTTTCAGATTTTCCTTACGATGAACTACTG GGCCCCGACTTCGGCTACGTCACAAAAGTGGCCCTGAGAAAAGACGTGAGCAGTCTGGACTCATTCGGCAACCTGGAGGTCAGCCCTCCTGTCACGGTAAATGGGAAAGAGTATCCATTGGGAAGAATCATCATCGGTGTGGCATTTCCCAC cGCCAGCAAAGGACGAAACATGACCCAAGTGGTTCAGGACTTCCTGTGGGCACAGAAGGTCCAAGAGCCCATCGCTTTGTTTTCTGACTGGCTGGTCGTCGGACACGTGGATGAATTCATGACTTTTGTTCCTGCACCAGACAGAAAG ggaTTTCGTCTGCTGCTGGCCAGTCCCGACGCTGGCTACAAGCTATTCCGAGGCCTAAAAAACAAAGGTCATGGACAAGCCAAACTCTTTGAAG GGCGTGGTGACCAAAAGCCAGTCACGGTGGATGACATACTACAAAACGAAGCCTTTCAAGCCGAGAACAACTATGTTCAG AGCTGCATCGACTGGAACCGTGACGTGCTGAAGCGCGAACTGGGTTTGGACGATGGGGACATCATCGACCTGCCCATCCTCTTCAAGTTAGAAGAGGACGTCGACCATGAGTCCCGAGCTGTGGCCTTCTACCCGGACATG GTGAACATGATTGTGCTGGGGAAAAACCTGGGCATCCCCAAACCATTTGGCCCAAAGGTGAACGGTCGCTGCGCCTTGGAGGCGGAGATGTGCTCCCTCATGGAGGGTCTGGGTCTCAACTGCACCTTCATCGACGACTTTGCCTCTTATCACCGGCTTCTGGGCGAGGTCCACTGTGGCTCCAATGTGCGCAGAGAAGCGTTTGACTTCAAGTGGTGGGAACTGGATATGTGA
- the padi2 gene encoding protein-arginine deiminase type-2 isoform X4: MFPPRTLRLDYDKSVRVVCVVGSALHVAVNRSAPPNSAFFSVKCTPNVQYSIAPPSLATSHLYPNSLDGKTMLLITMSRASEHENDSKLSVRYYGQDKEVLSTAILHLTALEISLDVDADRDGVVERNNPNKGSWKWGPNGHGAILLVNCDSERRYFKKLDTEVDYISKLSDLRDMSEMVLRTRGPAKLPPGYKLTMHISQGHAENVRVYRPRRHSYGNLLSGVSGDFTRVLTSQVLSGEVPYLGGVAEMSFYVEGLAFPDKDFDGHVCINLSLLEPICDGLPETPIFTDSVMFRVAPWIMTPNTLRPVEVFVCSTSDNFGFLKGMKNLVANSGYKLNICHEYMNRGDRWMQDELEFGYIEAPHHRFPVVLDSPRDGQLSDFPYDELLGPDFGYVTKVALRKDVSSLDSFGNLEVSPPVTVNGKEYPLGRIIIGVAFPTASKGRNMTQVVQDFLWAQKVQEPIALFSDWLVVGHVDEFMTFVPAPDRKGFRLLLASPDAGYKLFRGLKNKGHGQAKLFEGRGDQKPVTVDDILQNEAFQAENNYVQSCIDWNRDVLKRELGLDDGDIIDLPILFKLEEDVDHESRAVAFYPDMVNMIVLGKNLGIPKPFGPKVNGRCALEAEMCSLMEGLGLNCTFIDDFASYHRLLGEVHCGSNVRREAFDFKWWELDM, encoded by the exons ATGTTTCCCCCTCGGACTCTCAGACTTGATTATGACAAAAGTGTGAGGGTCGTTTGCGTGGTGGGCTCGGCGCTTCACGTGGCAGTCAACAG GAGTGCACCACCAAACTCGGCATTCTTCTCGGTGAAATGCACCCCCAACGTTCAGTACAGCATTGCCCCGCCTAGCCTGGCGACCTCTCACCTTTACCCCAACTCCTTGGATGGGAAGACAATGCTGCTAATCACCATGAGCAGGGCCAGCGAACATGAGAATGACAGCAAG CTGTCAGTCCGATACTATGGACAGGATAAAGAAGTGTTAAGCACTGCCATACTGCACCTGACAGCACTTG AGATCTCTCTTGATGTCGATGCCGACCGAGATGGGGTTGTAGAGCGCAACAACCCTAATAAG GGGTCTTGGAAGTGGGGTCCTAATGGGCATGGAGCCATCCTATTGGTCAACTGTGACTCGGAGCGacgttattttaaaaaactcgACACTGAGGTGGACTACATCTCCAAGTTGTCAG ATCTGCGTGACATGTCTGAGATGGTTCTGCGGACACGAGGCCCCGCCAAGCTTCCACCGGGCTACAAGCTCACTATGCACATTTCTCAGGGCCACGCGGAGAACGTCAGGGTTTACAGGCCCAGGCGTCACTCGTACGGCAATCTTCTGT CTGGAGTCTCGGGCGATTTTACACGAGTGTTGACCAGCCAGGTGCTGTCCGGGGAGGTCCCGTACCTTGGGGGTGTCGCCGAGATGAGCTTTTACGTGGAGGGTCTAGCATTTCCAGACAAGGACTTTGATGGCCACGTCTGTATCAACCTTAGCCTGCTGGAGCCCATTTGTGAC GGTCTTCCCGAGACCCCAATTTTCACAGACAGTGTCATGTTCAGAGTGGCACCATGGATCATGACGCCAAACACTTTACGCCCGGTTGAGGTGTTTGTGTGCAG CACATCAGATAACTTCGGCTTCCTGAAAGGGATGAAAAATCTGGTGGCAAACAGCGGCTACAAGCTCAACATCTGTCACGAATACATGAACAGAGGCGACCGCTGGATGCAA GATGAGTTGGAATTTGGGTACATCGAAGCACCGCATCACCGCTTTCCCGTGGTCTTGGATTCGCCCAGAGATGGTCAACTTTCAGATTTTCCTTACGATGAACTACTG GGCCCCGACTTCGGCTACGTCACAAAAGTGGCCCTGAGAAAAGACGTGAGCAGTCTGGACTCATTCGGCAACCTGGAGGTCAGCCCTCCTGTCACGGTAAATGGGAAAGAGTATCCATTGGGAAGAATCATCATCGGTGTGGCATTTCCCAC cGCCAGCAAAGGACGAAACATGACCCAAGTGGTTCAGGACTTCCTGTGGGCACAGAAGGTCCAAGAGCCCATCGCTTTGTTTTCTGACTGGCTGGTCGTCGGACACGTGGATGAATTCATGACTTTTGTTCCTGCACCAGACAGAAAG ggaTTTCGTCTGCTGCTGGCCAGTCCCGACGCTGGCTACAAGCTATTCCGAGGCCTAAAAAACAAAGGTCATGGACAAGCCAAACTCTTTGAAG GGCGTGGTGACCAAAAGCCAGTCACGGTGGATGACATACTACAAAACGAAGCCTTTCAAGCCGAGAACAACTATGTTCAG AGCTGCATCGACTGGAACCGTGACGTGCTGAAGCGCGAACTGGGTTTGGACGATGGGGACATCATCGACCTGCCCATCCTCTTCAAGTTAGAAGAGGACGTCGACCATGAGTCCCGAGCTGTGGCCTTCTACCCGGACATG GTGAACATGATTGTGCTGGGGAAAAACCTGGGCATCCCCAAACCATTTGGCCCAAAGGTGAACGGTCGCTGCGCCTTGGAGGCGGAGATGTGCTCCCTCATGGAGGGTCTGGGTCTCAACTGCACCTTCATCGACGACTTTGCCTCTTATCACCGGCTTCTGGGCGAGGTCCACTGTGGCTCCAATGTGCGCAGAGAAGCGTTTGACTTCAAGTGGTGGGAACTGGATATGTGA
- the padi2 gene encoding protein-arginine deiminase type-2 isoform X2: MSLQISSTNKHGSSEYQRTLRLDPERPQKVLYVQGTTLKANLGRSAPPNSAFFSVKCTPNVQYSIAPPSLATSHLYPNSLDGKTMLLITMSRASEHENDSKLSVRYYGQDKEVLSTAILHLTALEISLDVDADRDGVVERNNPNKGSWKWGPNGHGAILLVNCDSERRYFKKLDTEVDYISKLSDLRDMSEMVLRTRGPAKLPPGYKLTMHISQGHAENVRVYRPRRHSYGNLLSGVSGDFTRVLTSQVLSGEVPYLGGVAEMSFYVEGLAFPDKDFDGHVCINLSLLEPICDGLPETPIFTDSVMFRVAPWIMTPNTLRPVEVFVCSTSDNFGFLKGMKNLVANSGYKLNICHEYMNRGDRWMQDELEFGYIEAPHHRFPVVLDSPRDGQLSDFPYDELLGPDFGYVTKVALRKDVSSLDSFGNLEVSPPVTVNGKEYPLGRIIIGVAFPTASKGRNMTQVVQDFLWAQKVQEPIALFSDWLVVGHVDEFMTFVPAPDRKGFRLLLASPDAGYKLFRGLKNKGHGQAKLFEGRGDQKPVTVDDILQNEAFQAENNYVQSCIDWNRDVLKRELGLDDGDIIDLPILFKLEEDVDHESRAVAFYPDMVNMIVLGKNLGIPKPFGPKVNGRCALEAEMCSLMEGLGLNCTFIDDFASYHRLLGEVHCGSNVRREAFDFKWWELDM, from the exons ATGTCTCTACAAATCTCTTCCACTAATAAACACGGAAGTTCAGAATATCAACGTACTCTTCGTCTGGATCCAGAAAGGCCCCAGAAAGTTCTTTATGTGCAAGGAACCACCTTGAAGGCGAACCTGGGCAG GAGTGCACCACCAAACTCGGCATTCTTCTCGGTGAAATGCACCCCCAACGTTCAGTACAGCATTGCCCCGCCTAGCCTGGCGACCTCTCACCTTTACCCCAACTCCTTGGATGGGAAGACAATGCTGCTAATCACCATGAGCAGGGCCAGCGAACATGAGAATGACAGCAAG CTGTCAGTCCGATACTATGGACAGGATAAAGAAGTGTTAAGCACTGCCATACTGCACCTGACAGCACTTG AGATCTCTCTTGATGTCGATGCCGACCGAGATGGGGTTGTAGAGCGCAACAACCCTAATAAG GGGTCTTGGAAGTGGGGTCCTAATGGGCATGGAGCCATCCTATTGGTCAACTGTGACTCGGAGCGacgttattttaaaaaactcgACACTGAGGTGGACTACATCTCCAAGTTGTCAG ATCTGCGTGACATGTCTGAGATGGTTCTGCGGACACGAGGCCCCGCCAAGCTTCCACCGGGCTACAAGCTCACTATGCACATTTCTCAGGGCCACGCGGAGAACGTCAGGGTTTACAGGCCCAGGCGTCACTCGTACGGCAATCTTCTGT CTGGAGTCTCGGGCGATTTTACACGAGTGTTGACCAGCCAGGTGCTGTCCGGGGAGGTCCCGTACCTTGGGGGTGTCGCCGAGATGAGCTTTTACGTGGAGGGTCTAGCATTTCCAGACAAGGACTTTGATGGCCACGTCTGTATCAACCTTAGCCTGCTGGAGCCCATTTGTGAC GGTCTTCCCGAGACCCCAATTTTCACAGACAGTGTCATGTTCAGAGTGGCACCATGGATCATGACGCCAAACACTTTACGCCCGGTTGAGGTGTTTGTGTGCAG CACATCAGATAACTTCGGCTTCCTGAAAGGGATGAAAAATCTGGTGGCAAACAGCGGCTACAAGCTCAACATCTGTCACGAATACATGAACAGAGGCGACCGCTGGATGCAA GATGAGTTGGAATTTGGGTACATCGAAGCACCGCATCACCGCTTTCCCGTGGTCTTGGATTCGCCCAGAGATGGTCAACTTTCAGATTTTCCTTACGATGAACTACTG GGCCCCGACTTCGGCTACGTCACAAAAGTGGCCCTGAGAAAAGACGTGAGCAGTCTGGACTCATTCGGCAACCTGGAGGTCAGCCCTCCTGTCACGGTAAATGGGAAAGAGTATCCATTGGGAAGAATCATCATCGGTGTGGCATTTCCCAC cGCCAGCAAAGGACGAAACATGACCCAAGTGGTTCAGGACTTCCTGTGGGCACAGAAGGTCCAAGAGCCCATCGCTTTGTTTTCTGACTGGCTGGTCGTCGGACACGTGGATGAATTCATGACTTTTGTTCCTGCACCAGACAGAAAG ggaTTTCGTCTGCTGCTGGCCAGTCCCGACGCTGGCTACAAGCTATTCCGAGGCCTAAAAAACAAAGGTCATGGACAAGCCAAACTCTTTGAAG GGCGTGGTGACCAAAAGCCAGTCACGGTGGATGACATACTACAAAACGAAGCCTTTCAAGCCGAGAACAACTATGTTCAG AGCTGCATCGACTGGAACCGTGACGTGCTGAAGCGCGAACTGGGTTTGGACGATGGGGACATCATCGACCTGCCCATCCTCTTCAAGTTAGAAGAGGACGTCGACCATGAGTCCCGAGCTGTGGCCTTCTACCCGGACATG GTGAACATGATTGTGCTGGGGAAAAACCTGGGCATCCCCAAACCATTTGGCCCAAAGGTGAACGGTCGCTGCGCCTTGGAGGCGGAGATGTGCTCCCTCATGGAGGGTCTGGGTCTCAACTGCACCTTCATCGACGACTTTGCCTCTTATCACCGGCTTCTGGGCGAGGTCCACTGTGGCTCCAATGTGCGCAGAGAAGCGTTTGACTTCAAGTGGTGGGAACTGGATATGTGA